The following coding sequences are from one bacterium window:
- a CDS encoding sulfatase-like hydrolase/transferase, whose translation MEKRIRFDKVLHGSWRMALLGALGGYIFLVYFYVSDWVATGTLQGWNPIVNGFWGVLRNLSAALFFYPAVGLAVNLVLGALMTLVTGLIGLDEKNRRRVGVIAVGVVAFAVLGLPVFWERDHLQCIFTVGYVVNLAMGAGFVYFALRLPELVEGISRWAGWVLATSAVLWFAFCFIFPSTFFPADRDNRTPPGPNVVVFLSDALRADVSSLYGGAVPMPNLERLAARGVTFDRCFAPSSWTIPGVVALFTGLAPEVSGMDSVGAFPPSLPYLPEQLSRRGYRTWCMMANPLLTPELGISRGFDHYGLQTLYFYGQGFLEHGRSLYDSAAFGLNRILCALDYERLTNLGFEASLDLLRSLDSRGGDFVYLHLYDPHAPYRPPKRFLPKDGYEGPYAENSGDFLDHRDELTEEDVARLKQLYEAEVRMVDEVLGRALDVLDDRGSWENTVFIFLADHGEEFAEHGMIEHFNVNLQHELTHVPLVIYWPGRFEGGGHFTRPVGLADVYATLANGLGVAYDETTINGRSLITSSFEERPVFAQRCMNEEDEHVRSDFVVRDEAALFVNYDDDIEELYLDYYSNRENVADDNPDLVAELKALISGWHERNAELIEHYGTGGDVGPVDPEHLEQLRAVGYIQ comes from the coding sequence GTGGAAAAAAGGATACGGTTCGACAAGGTTTTGCACGGAAGTTGGCGCATGGCGCTTCTGGGTGCGTTGGGCGGTTACATCTTCCTGGTCTACTTCTACGTTTCCGACTGGGTCGCCACCGGTACACTCCAGGGCTGGAATCCTATCGTCAACGGCTTCTGGGGCGTTCTGCGGAACCTTTCCGCCGCGCTCTTCTTCTACCCGGCGGTCGGCCTCGCCGTCAACCTCGTCCTCGGCGCTCTGATGACGCTCGTTACCGGCCTCATCGGCCTCGACGAGAAAAATCGGCGTCGAGTCGGCGTGATCGCGGTGGGCGTCGTCGCCTTCGCCGTTCTGGGCCTGCCCGTATTTTGGGAACGGGACCACCTTCAGTGTATTTTCACCGTCGGTTACGTCGTCAATCTGGCGATGGGAGCCGGCTTCGTTTATTTCGCACTGCGACTGCCCGAGCTCGTAGAGGGTATTTCCCGGTGGGCCGGTTGGGTCCTGGCCACCTCGGCAGTCCTCTGGTTCGCCTTCTGCTTTATCTTTCCTTCCACCTTCTTCCCGGCGGATCGCGATAACCGCACACCGCCCGGCCCCAATGTGGTCGTCTTCCTCTCCGACGCCCTCCGGGCCGACGTCAGTTCGCTCTACGGAGGCGCCGTACCGATGCCCAACCTGGAGCGGCTCGCCGCCCGCGGGGTCACCTTCGACCGCTGCTTCGCCCCCTCGAGCTGGACCATCCCCGGTGTCGTCGCGCTCTTCACCGGCCTGGCGCCCGAGGTGAGCGGGATGGATTCCGTCGGAGCATTCCCCCCGAGTCTGCCCTACCTGCCCGAGCAGCTCTCCCGCCGCGGCTACCGCACGTGGTGCATGATGGCCAACCCCCTGTTGACGCCGGAACTGGGCATCAGCAGGGGTTTCGACCACTACGGCCTCCAAACTTTGTACTTTTACGGGCAGGGCTTCCTGGAGCACGGTCGGTCCCTCTACGATTCGGCCGCCTTCGGATTGAATCGTATTCTGTGTGCGCTCGACTATGAGCGCCTGACCAACCTGGGTTTCGAGGCCTCCCTGGACTTGCTCCGCTCGCTCGATTCGCGGGGCGGAGACTTCGTCTACCTCCACCTATACGACCCCCATGCGCCCTACCGCCCCCCGAAGCGTTTCCTGCCGAAGGATGGTTACGAGGGTCCGTACGCTGAGAACAGCGGGGACTTCCTCGATCACAGGGACGAGCTGACCGAAGAGGACGTGGCGCGGCTCAAGCAACTGTACGAGGCCGAGGTGCGGATGGTGGACGAGGTCCTGGGCCGGGCGTTGGATGTCCTCGACGACCGGGGCTCGTGGGAAAACACGGTCTTCATCTTCCTGGCCGACCACGGGGAGGAGTTCGCCGAACACGGCATGATCGAGCACTTCAACGTCAACCTGCAACACGAACTTACCCACGTACCCCTGGTCATTTACTGGCCCGGCAGGTTCGAGGGCGGGGGACACTTCACCCGACCGGTGGGGCTGGCCGACGTCTACGCTACTCTCGCCAACGGCTTAGGGGTCGCGTACGACGAGACGACGATCAACGGCCGATCGCTCATCACCTCTTCTTTCGAGGAACGGCCCGTCTTCGCCCAGCGATGTATGAACGAGGAGGACGAACACGTCCGCTCCGACTTCGTCGTCCGCGATGAAGCCGCGCTCTTCGTGAACTATGATGACGACATTGAGGAGCTCTACCTGGACTACTACTCAAACCGGGAGAATGTGGCCGATGATAACCCGGATCTGGTGGCCGAACTCAAGGCGCTCATCAGCGGATGGCATGAGCGCAACGCGGAATTGATCGAACACTACGGGACGGGGGGCGACGTGGGGCCGGTGGATCCGGAACACTTGGAGCAGTTGCGGGCGGTGGGGTACATCCAATGA
- a CDS encoding polysaccharide deacetylase family protein, with product MPLALLALLILVAAAPAAEAPLTCEPDESGGVPILMYHHVSAALDTIYNVPPAVFFNQLLQLYEAGFVLISLSDYYEDAFLVPAGRKPLILTFDDGFPDNFRLLPDGSIDPDCAVGVIEGFAREHPDFGHTALFFLNAGVWVVPFGDAATAGEKLLWLVENGYEVGNHTSDHVNLRHCDSYQVRRQIGLCQAALYDLCPELEGRVRFFAYPYGRTPREPGSFEAVEAGSFDGVDYRMDLAFVTWDNPAPSPADPTFLQQRLSMPRIEMHTREGGNGHTPRWLANHEGLYVSDGIPGSLPE from the coding sequence ATGCCCCTCGCGCTCCTCGCTCTTTTGATTCTCGTCGCCGCCGCGCCGGCCGCGGAGGCCCCGCTTACCTGCGAGCCCGACGAGTCCGGGGGTGTCCCCATCCTCATGTACCACCACGTCTCCGCCGCGCTGGACACGATCTACAACGTGCCGCCGGCGGTTTTTTTTAACCAGCTCCTCCAGCTCTACGAGGCGGGCTTCGTCCTTATCTCGCTCTCGGATTACTACGAGGACGCGTTCCTGGTCCCCGCCGGTCGCAAGCCGCTCATCCTCACCTTCGACGACGGTTTTCCCGATAACTTCCGCCTCCTCCCGGACGGCTCGATAGACCCCGACTGCGCCGTGGGCGTCATCGAGGGTTTCGCCCGGGAGCACCCCGACTTCGGGCACACCGCGCTATTCTTCCTCAACGCCGGCGTGTGGGTCGTCCCCTTCGGCGACGCGGCCACGGCGGGGGAGAAGCTCCTGTGGCTCGTGGAGAACGGTTACGAGGTCGGCAACCACACCTCGGACCACGTGAACCTGCGCCACTGTGATTCTTACCAGGTGCGGCGGCAGATCGGCCTCTGCCAGGCGGCGCTCTACGACCTGTGCCCCGAGCTCGAGGGGCGTGTCCGCTTCTTCGCCTACCCCTACGGCCGGACGCCCAGGGAACCCGGGAGCTTCGAGGCCGTCGAGGCCGGCAGCTTCGACGGGGTGGACTATCGGATGGACCTCGCCTTCGTGACTTGGGACAACCCGGCGCCCAGCCCCGCCGACCCGACCTTCCTGCAGCAGCGCCTCTCAATGCCCCGCATCGAGATGCACACGCGCGAGGGCGGCAACGGCCACACCCCGCGCTGGCTGGCGAACCACGAAGGCCTCTACGTCTCCGACGGCATCCCGGGCAGCCTCCCGGAGTGA
- a CDS encoding glycosyltransferase, whose product MPAAIIIFWVAFGVMAFIYFAYPLLLAFLAKIIRRLPKGDPDYRPTFTVFIPCHNEAGNIRAKIENILALDYPADKLEVLIADDGSGDGTAEVALACLEEKGIVEPRPGYPCFRIEIFPENRGKTYVMNALSPTCRGEIIVYSDANVRLERDSLKGFAELFADPEVGCVGGDLVQRPPEGEETGIAFGNSFLRRFEDRVKVWEGQIKTCLFVQGGHMALRRELYRPSPPEVSPDMLLTVAAWAQGRRTLENPRVKGWEYTQTRLENEFKRDVRLTVLRMSVFRYIPRVLPRRGHFFYHLHVFLRKKLREATPFAVLAMLGAGIAAAFAGGFYLWLALAQALFYLLVLVGWIGRNRLPGIICAPFFAVNLFAAQLVGVLRYWTGRRAVTWKPRGD is encoded by the coding sequence ATGCCGGCGGCGATAATCATCTTCTGGGTAGCCTTCGGGGTGATGGCTTTTATCTACTTCGCCTACCCCCTCCTCCTGGCTTTCCTCGCGAAAATCATCCGCCGCCTCCCCAAGGGCGACCCGGATTACCGGCCCACCTTCACCGTCTTCATCCCCTGCCACAACGAGGCGGGCAACATCCGGGCGAAGATCGAAAACATCCTCGCCCTGGATTACCCGGCGGACAAGCTCGAGGTTCTCATCGCCGACGACGGTTCCGGCGACGGCACCGCGGAAGTCGCCCTCGCCTGCCTGGAGGAGAAGGGCATAGTCGAGCCGAGGCCGGGATACCCGTGCTTCAGAATCGAGATTTTTCCCGAGAACCGGGGCAAGACCTACGTGATGAACGCGCTCTCGCCGACCTGCCGGGGCGAGATAATCGTTTACTCCGACGCCAACGTGCGCTTAGAGCGCGACTCGCTGAAGGGTTTTGCGGAGCTCTTCGCCGACCCCGAGGTGGGGTGCGTGGGCGGCGACCTGGTCCAGCGGCCGCCCGAGGGCGAGGAAACCGGCATCGCCTTCGGCAACAGCTTCCTGCGGCGCTTCGAGGACCGGGTCAAGGTGTGGGAGGGGCAGATCAAGACCTGCCTCTTCGTCCAGGGTGGACACATGGCACTGCGGCGTGAGCTTTACCGGCCGTCGCCGCCCGAGGTCTCGCCGGACATGCTCCTCACCGTGGCCGCCTGGGCCCAGGGCAGGCGCACCCTGGAAAACCCGAGGGTCAAGGGCTGGGAGTACACCCAGACCCGGCTGGAGAACGAGTTCAAGCGCGACGTGCGGTTGACCGTGCTGCGGATGAGCGTCTTCCGGTACATCCCTCGCGTCCTGCCGCGCCGGGGGCATTTCTTCTACCACCTGCACGTCTTTTTACGGAAAAAGCTGCGCGAGGCGACACCCTTCGCGGTGCTGGCCATGCTGGGGGCGGGGATCGCAGCGGCCTTCGCCGGGGGGTTCTACCTCTGGCTGGCCCTGGCCCAGGCGCTTTTCTACCTCCTGGTCCTGGTGGGGTGGATCGGCCGCAACCGGCTGCCGGGGATAATCTGTGCGCCTTTTTTCGCGGTGAACCTCTTCGCGGCGCAGCTCGTCGGGGTGCTGAGGTATTGGACGGGCCGGCGGGCGGTCACCTGGAAGCCGCGCGGCGACTAG